TGCACGACTGCTTTGCGACCGCCGAACTCGTCCACTATGACAACCTCATGCTGTGCCGGCCGGGAGAAGCGGTGGCGTTCTTCGAATCCGGCGCGACCTGGCGGGACGGATCGCTGCCGGTGAACGTGTCCGGTGGCCTTCAATCCAAAGGTCATCCGATCGCCGCCACCGGCATTGCCAACGTCTGGGAGGTCTGTCACCACCTCCGGGGAGAGGCCGGTGATCGTCAGATCGAGGGGGCCACCGTAGGGCTGGCACATGTCATCGGCCTGGGCTCAGCCTGCGGCATTCACATCCTCGAGAAAGCCGTCTAGATGCCGGGCGTGTCCGGTCGCTCCGCCCGACCCCAAAGCTGGTGGAATGTCGCCGACATCTGTGAAGCCATAGCCGCGGCGACACCGGCGCACGTCGCGATCTCACAGGGCGAGCGCAGGGTCACCTGGACCGAATTGAACCGCCGCGCCGACGGTGTCGCCGCGGCATTGCTGCACGCCGGATTGGAACATCAGGACCGGGTCGCGCTGTACCTGAACAACGCGCCCGAGTACATCGAGTCGTTTGTCGCGGCGACAAAGGCCTCGTTGGTCCCGGTGAACACCAACTTCCGCTACCGCGATGCTGAGCTTGCCTATCTGTGGAACAACGCCGACGCGGCCGCGGTCGTGTTTCACGGCGCGTTCACCGAGACCGCGGGTCGGGTACGCCACAACGCCCCCACCGTCAAGCAATGGATCTGGGTCGACGACGGCACCGCGGAATGCCCTGATTGGGCCACCCCCTACGAGACTGCTGCCGCCACGCCCGCGGTTGCGTCCCCACGGCCGCGGTCCACCGATGACCTGATCTTCCTGTACACCGGCGGCACCACCGGAATGCCCAAAGGGGTGGTGTTCAAACAGCGCCAGGTGCTCGCCCTCCCGATGCGGTTCGCCCCCACCGACCTCGATGTGCTGATCGGGGAACTGAGGCAACGCGGGCACGGCGACACCATTCTGATCGGCCCGCCGCTCATGCACGGGACCGGCATGATGGCAGCTTTGCAGGCGCTACTTTCCGGTGGAACAGTCTCGTTACTGCCGAGTCGCCGCTTTGATCCACTCGAGCTCTGGGACACCGCCGAGCGAGACGACGCAACGCAGATCTGCATCGTGGGTGATGCCTTCGCCCGCCCGATGCTCGATGCCCTCAGGACGCATCGCGACCGCTGGAAACTGCAGAGCCTGACCCGCGTGATCTCCGCCGGAGTGATGTTCAGCGCACCCCTGAAACGCGGGCTGATGGACCTGCTCCCCGGCCTCAGCATCCTCGATCAACTGGGGTCCACCGAGAACGGCACTGCCGGAACTTGCCTCTCGGAGCCCGGAACAGACGTGGAGACAGGGACTTTCGACCCCACGCCGGGAGTTCGCGTGATCGACAGCGACAACCGTGATGTTCAGCCCGGCTCCGGTGCAGTGGGCCGTATCGCCATCCCCGGCGGTGCTGTCGGCTACCACAAGGACCCCGACCGCTCGGCGCAGACCTTCGTGATCCTGGACGGCAGGCGCTACACCGTGGCCGGCGACTTCGCCATCATCGAATCCGACGGCAGGGTGCGGCTGCTCGGGCGGGGATCCCAATGCATCAACACCGGTGGCGAGAAGGTTTTCGCCGAGGAAGTCGAGGAAGTGCTGAAGTGCCATCGGGACGTCAAGGACGCCTTGGTGGTCGGCACCCCCGACGACCGTTTCGGCGAGGTGGTGACCGCTGTCGTGGAAGCTTCCGCCGACGTCACCGACGACCAGCTGATACACCACGTCAAGGACGCCCTCGCCGCGTACAAGGCACCCAAACACATCGTTCGCGTCGACTCTCTCGGCCGCAGCCCCAACGGCAAAGCCGACTACCCCGCGATTCGCACGCTGGCTGTCCAGCACCTCGGTGCTGCGGCCGACCTCTCTGATGAAGTGAAGGAGCAACATCGATGACTACCGCTGCGCTGAGTAGCGACCTGGTGGGCACCGTATCTGAGGCGATTCCGGTCCGATGGACGAAAAAGGATGTGCTGCTGTACGCGTGCGGTATCGGGGCCAGACCCGACCGAGATCTGGAATTCCTGTACGAGGGGCACGGCCCCAAGGTGTTTCCCACCTTCGCCTCCATTCGCGGTGGGGCCGGGCCCGCGACACTGGCCAAGGCCGGCGTCCACGTGGACCTGTCGAAGATTCTGCACGGAGCCCAGTCGGTTCAGTTGCACCGGGAGCTGCCTCCCGAGGCCACTGCCACGGCCACCGGGCGCATCACCGGAGTGTGGGATAAGGGCAAGGCCGCCGTCATCGACGTCGAGACCACGGTGGTGGACGATGACGGTCCGCTGTTCACCGAAGCGATGTCGATATTCGTCCGCGGCGCGGGCGGTTTCGGTGGTGAGCGTGGGCCGTCGACGGACGGCGTCAATGCACCGCCGGATCGGGCGCCCGACTACGCCCTTGCCTTCGAGACACGCCCCGAGCAGGCAGCAATCTATCGTCTCAGCGGGGACCGCAATCCCATTCACATCGATCCGGCATTCGCACGTGAAGCCGGCTTCGATGCGCCCTTCTTGCACGGACTGTGCACGTACGGAATTGTCGGCCGCGCCATCTTGGCCACCCTCTGCGGAAATGATCCCGCCCGGTTCCGCTCATTGGAAGGTCGCTTCGCGAGCAGAGTCGAACTCGGCGACACCATCGTCACCAAGATCTGGCGCAGCGGCCACGGGACCGCGATCGTGAGTGCCGAGACACAGAACTCGAATGTCGTTCTGTCGCAGGCATCGACAACCTGGATTGCCTGAAATCCCCGGCACCCCAGCGGTAACGAATCGACCTATGGACAGGAAGTAGACAATGACGACAGCTCGCATGGTCGAGGCCCGCATGACCGAGGAGATGATCGCGTCGATGCGCTCCAAGAGCGGGATGGAGCTACGCATCGACGAGTGCCGGAACAACGACCAGGCGAATCGGTGGACCATCCTGCGCTTTGCGGAGGGCATCGGCGACACCAACCCGCTATGGACCGACCCCGACTACGCGGCGACCACCAAGTACGGAACGCTCGTCGGTCCTCCGACGTGGCCCTTCTGCTGTTTCGCCGGCGTGCAGTTCGGCTGGCCCGGTCTGGGGGCGTTTCATTCCGGCAGTGACATCACCTTCCACCGGCCGGTCATGGTCGGCGATCGGATCGAACCTCGTTGCATCTATGAAGGTTTCGATGGTCCTGCCCCGAGCAAGTTCGCCGGTAAATCGGTGGTCGACCGGTTCCGCCACGATTACCACAACCAGCGCGGCGAGCTGGTACTCGAAAGCGTCGCCACCTGCGTCCGCTACGAGCGTGGCGAGGCGAAGTCACGGGCCGACAAGCGCCCGGTCACCCTGCCCCACCCGTGGACCGCCGACGAGATCAACGAGATCGAGGCAGCCGTACTCGCCGAGACCTGCCGTGGCTCCGATCCACGCTGGTGGGAGGACGTCGAGGTGGGCGATGAGCTCGATTCGGTCACGAAAGGCCCGCTCGGGCTGACCGACGAGATCGCCTTTGTCGCCTCCGGTGCGGCCCCCATTCCCAGGATTGCGGCCAACCGCGCTTCCCTCCAGCAGTACGCCGCCCACCCGGCGTGGTCCTTCCGCGACCCCGACACTGCGGCCAAGGAGCCGATCTACGCCGTCCACTACAACCACAACGCGGCGCGAGCCATGGGTGTGGCCGCATCGTACGACGTTGGCATACAACGGACTTGCTGGCAGGTTCACCTACTCACCAACTGGATCGGGGATGACGCGTGGCTGTGCCGCGCCAAGTCCGAATACCGTGGATTCGTGTTCCTCTCCGACGTGATCCGCCTCGGCGGACGGGTCACCGGCAAGTCCATAGCCCCGAACGGCGACCACCTCGTCACCGTCGAAACCTGGGCCACCAACCAACGCGGTCAGAACGTCATGCCGGGATCAGCCACCATCGCGCTGCCGACCCGCAACGGGGAGCACCCGCTCCAGCACCGCTTACCAAGCATCTGAAAAGCAGTCCCACTTATCAAGAAAGAGAGCACATCTGATGGGAACTCTGGAAGACCGCGTCATCGTAGTCACCGGTGCCGGGCGCGGCATCGGTCGTGAGCACGCACTCCTGCTGGCATCCGAAGGGGCCAAGGTCGTGGTGAACGACCTCGGTGGCAGCGCCGACGGAAAGGGGTCGGAGGCGGGCCCGGCAGTCGCGGTGGTCGAAGAGATCAAGGCCGCCGGCGGCGATGCCATCGTCAGCACAGACGACGTCGCATCTGCCCAAGGCGCTGACAATCTCATCCGGTCAGCCATCGCCGCCTACGGCAAGCTGGATGGCCTGGTGAACAACGCAAGCATCCTTCGGGACGGCATGGTTTTCAATGTCGATGACGAGCAATGGGAATCGGTGCTTCACGTCGGTCTCAGCGGGACCTTCTACCCCGGCCGCGCCGCCGCTCGGTACTGGCGAGAACTGTCCAAGGCGGGTAAGCCGGTGGCAGGATCGATCGTCAACACGACAAGCGAATCCGGGTTGTTCGGCAACATGGGTCAGAGCAACTATGCCGCGGCCAAAGCCGGTGTGGCGGCTCTGACCGAGGTGTGGGCACGTGAACTCAAGCGATACGGCGTGCGTGTGAATGCCATTGCCCCGCGTGCCGCGACGCGACTGACCGCCCAGGTCGGCGCCGCGGAGAGCACCGATCCTAACGCGCCCATGCATCCCGGCAACTGCTCGCCGTGGGTGGCCTATCTGCTGTCGGACAGTTGCGCCATAAGCGGAGAGGTCTTTGTGGTGTACGGCGGCGTCGTGCACCGGGTGGCACCGTGGACGCTGGACGACAGCTGGAAACTTCGGAAGGAGACACGTTGGGCGCCGAAGGAACTCGCAGATGCGGTCTTCGAGACCGGAATCCCGTCGAAGGCCGGTAGAAACACCGGACTGATCAGGTAACCGCCCTTCGATAGCGGCTATCGGCGCCTTTCGGCAATGAACGATTCACAAAAAAGATGCAGTGATTCAATCGGTGTCCGCAGTGGCGCTGGAGGCGGGCGGCGGCGTCGACAAAGCCCTGGAGTTCTTCGACGAACTGCCGCCGGTGGATGTCGGCACTGGGCTGGTACGGGAAGCGATTCGACAGCCCGGATGCCGTCCATCCGTTGGTGTTCGAAGATCGCCGAGGATTGTTCTGCGTCAACCCGGCCGGACTTTCACTCCGGACGGGGCTGCGACTCGGCCGGCTATTGAACACGCCGACGGCCGTCACAGCGATCCGCAACACGTTGCGGATACGCCGGAGGCAGGAAGCCGTTGGTGCGGCTGCGAATGGTGGAGTATCGGGGCGTCTTGAGCGCAACGATGATCTATGACGCACTTCCGATCAACGATCACTTCCGGCTCATCGACGACGACACCGTGCTCGGTGTGATGGATATGCGAGGTCTCGACCGGCCGCTCATGTTCGTCCTGCGACGCGATGACGGTGACGGGTGACGGCGGGCTTCGGCGCAACTCAGTTCGGTGACCGGTAGACGCCGCGGCCGGTTCCCAGCGGAAGATCCAACGTGGTGCGCAGTCCGGGGGCGGCCGCGACGACGTCGGGAATCGCGTTGACGATCCGGCCGGCGGCGGCCAGGATCGCGGCGTAGTTGTGGTCCCCGCGACTGCTGCTGGGGCAGATGTCGACCGCGTATGACGGCTCGCCGGTGATCTCCAACCGGTAGGAACCGCCGGGCTGCGCCGGTTGCGTCCAGTCCGGGCGCAGGTCGTCCCGCAACCGGGTGATGTGCTCGACCACGACCGCGGAATGCCCGCCGACCATGCCCCGGATCTCGAACCGCAACGCAGCCACGGTGCCCTTCTTGATCCGCCCGACCGCGACGTCGAGATCTTCGGGGGCCGGTTCCTGTTCGACGGAGTCGGTGATCTCGTCGACCTCGATGCCCAGTCCGGCGGCCAGTTGCCGGATGGCGGTGCCCCACGCCAGCGACAGGATGCCGGGCTGGAACAACAGCGGCAGATCACCGATCTCGTTGCCGAACCCCATGACGTCGAACATCACCTCCTTGCCGTCGTAGCTGGCGTAGTCGGCGATCTCCAGGGTGCGGATTTGCTCGATGCGCTGACAGGTGCTGGCGAACGCGAACGGGATCAGGTCGGTGACGAAACCCGGGTCGACCCCGGTGATGAAGATGCTCGAGTTGCCCTGTCGGGCCGCCTCTTCCAGCCGGTCGATGGCCTTGCCCGGCACCAAGCCCCACGGGTACTGCAGGGTGCCCGGTGCGGAGCCGACGACGTTGATCCCGGCCGCCAGCGCGCGCATCACGTCGGCGGTCGCCTCGACGGGGCGGGTGTCGCCCATCGCGCAATACACCAGGCAGTCCGGCGCGGTCGCCAGCGCCGCGTCCATGCCGAGGGTGGCCGTGATCCCGGTGACGACGTCGACTCCGGCGAGTTGGCCCGCGTCCTGGCCCACCTTGTCCGCGGTGGACACTCCGACGGCGGTCAATTCGAACCGCGGATCCTCGATCAGCTGGATCAGGGCCAACCGGCCGCAGTTCCCGGTGCCGATCAGCGCGACGCGGATGGTCATACCTGTCTCCTCACGGTGGCGTTTCCAGGGCAGTATGCGCGGTTCCCGGCAAAATTGGAACAGGTTCTAATTTTGCCCGCGCGGTGCGGTAACCTGTCGCCCCATGGGACGCGTGACCGGAAAAGTCGTACTGATCAGCGGTGGAGCCCAGGGCATGGGCGCCGCGCACGCGCGGATGCTGGTCGCGGAGGGCGCCAAGGTGGTCATCGGAGACATCCTCGACGAACCCGGTTCGGCGCTGGCCGACGAGCTCGGGGACGCCGCCCGGTACGTGCACCTGGACGTCACCCAGGCCGACCAGTGGGATGCGGCCGTCGCGACGGCGGTCGATACGTTCGGCGGTCTGACCGCGCTGGTGAACAACGCCGGGATCGTCGCCCTCGGCAAGATCGGCAAGTTCGACATGACCGAGTGGCAGAAGGTCATCGACGTCAACCTGACCGGCACCTTCCTCGGGATGCAGGCCGTGGTCGGCCAGATGAAGGCCGCCGGCAGCGGGTCCATCATCAACATCTCGTCCATCGAGGGGCTGCGCGGTGCGCCGATGGTGCACCCGTACGTCGCGTCGAAGTGGGCCGTGCGCGGGTTGGCGAAGTCCGCGGCGCTCGAGTTGGGCCGGCACAACATTCGGGTGAACTCGGTGCATCCCGGCTTCATCCGCACCCCGATGACCGAGCACTTCCCCGAGGACATGGTGACCGCCCCGCTCGGCCGGTCCGGCCGGTCCGAGGAGGTCTCGACGTTCGTGGTGTTCCTGGTCAGCGACGAGTCCTCGTTCGCCACCGGCGCCGAGTTCGTCGTCGACGGCGGCCTGGTCACCGACGTCAACCACAAGGACAACGTCTTCTAGCGATCCCCGCCAGCGTGCGTGTCCCCGTTCGACACGCCGAGCGATTTCCGTGGTTTACGCACGCTCGCAACGGATCAGCGGCGCGCCTCGGTGAGCGACGCCCGGTGCTCGGCCGGCGAACCGAACAGCGCCCGGTTCAACGTCGCCCGCTTCAGATACGCGTGCACCCCCGCCTCCCAGGTGTAGCCGATGCCGCCGTGCAACTGCATGGCCTTCCCCGCGACCTGCACTGCCATCTCCCCCGCGTACGCCTTGGCCATCGCGACCGTCCGGCCGACATCGGGGTCCCCGTCCGCGACGGCATCCACCGCCGCGGTGACCAGACGGCGCGTCACCGCGATCTGCACCAGCATGTCCGCGCAGGCATGCTTGACCGCCTGGAAGGACCCGATGGGTCGGCCGAACTGCTGGCGCACCCCGAGGTAGGCCACCGTGTCGTCCAGCATGGCGGCGGCCAAACCGAGGCTGTCGCAAGCCAACCCGAGGTACGCGCGGTTGCGCACCGTCGCCATCCCCGCCGCGGGATCGCCGCTGAACTCCAACAGCTCGACGGGCGCCTGGTCCGCGGATACCGCTGCCAGGGAACGGGTCTCGTCGACCACCGGCTGATCCGAGACGGTCACCTCGGGGGCCTCGGTCCGGACCGCCGCGACGACGACGGTGCCGTCGGGCCGGGTGGCCGGGGCCAGCAGCCACGTCGCGGCGCCGTCGACGACGAACGGGGCCGCACCGCGTAGTCGCGCGTCCGCATCGACGGCCCAGGTCAGCTCCGCATCCCGATGTTCGGCCGAGACGCCGACCGTCACAGCCGCAGTCCCGCCGGCCACCTCGTCGAGCAGGCGATCGCGAAGGTCGCTGGGCTGCAACAGGTTCAGCAGTCCGACGCCTAGCACCACGCCGCCCAGATATCCGCTGCGGGCGACCGCCCGGCCCAGTTCCTCGCAGATGACCGCGGTCTCGCGCACCGTGGCGCCGGCACCGCCGCGTTCCTCGGCGATCTCCAGTCCGGTCCATCCGGCCTGGGCCAGCAGTTCGGTGCCGATCTCCTTGCCGGCCTGCTTACCCAGCAGGTCGCCGGCCACGGACCGCAGTTCGTCGTGGAGTTCACTGAAGTCGACGTCGGTCACTGCACACTCGGTTCCCGCGGCAACCCGAGGCCGCGCTCGGCGATGATGTTGCGTTGGATCTCGCTGGCCCCACCGGGAATGGTCCACTCCCAGGAGCCGATGAAGTCCAGCACCCAGGCGCCGGACTCCCAGCCGCTCGACATCGGTTTGCTCAATACGGTGTGCGCCGCGACCCCGCCGATCTGCACCCCAAAATCGGTCATCCGTTGCAGCAGTTCGCTGTAGAACAGCTTGACCACCGAGGCGTCGGCGGCGCCCGCGGTCCCCGCCTCGCTGCGTTCGACCAGGTCCCGGCACAGCCCCCGCAACCCGGCGATCTCGATCTCGAACGCGCTGACCTGATCGTGCACCGCCGGGTCGGCGTGATCCCGGCAGGCCTCGACCAGCCACCGGAATCCGGCATTGCCCAACCGCTCGGCGAGTTCGAGCATGGTCATGCCGCGCTCGGCGCCCAGGGTCGCCTGCGCCACCTGCCAGCCGCTGTTCTCCGCACCCACCAGGTTGGCGGCCGGGATCTGCACGTCGTTGAGGAAGATCTCGCAGAAGTGCGACTCGCCGATCGCGTTGCGGATGGGACGCACCTCGACACCGGGGCTGCTCATGTCCATCAGGAAATACGAAATACCCTTGCGTTTCGGCGCTTCCGGGTCGGTGCGGGCCAACAGCAGGCACCAGTCGGCGTGCGAGGCGCCGCTGGCCCACACCTTCTGCCCGTTGACCACGAACCGGTCGCCGTCGCGGCGCGCGGTGGCCCGCAACGCCGCCAGGTCCGACCCGGCCTCCGGTTCGGAGAAGCCCTGGACCCAGATCTCACCGTCCAGGATGGCGGGCAGGTGCCGCTGCCGCTGCTCGTCGGTCCCCGCCACCAGCAGCGTCGAGGCCGCGTGGTGGATGCCGACGAAGGCCAACACCAGCCGCGGCGCGTCCTGCGCCGCCAGCTCCTGATACAGCACCACCTGCTCGGCGACGGACATGCCGCCGCCCCATTCGGCGGGCCAGTGAGGCACGGCGTAGCCGGCCGAATGCAGGGTGGCGAACCAGTCCTTCTGGAACGCCACGAACTCCGCCTCGGTCACCGACGCCTGGCGTTGGCGCCAGTCGGTCGGGACGTTGGCCGCGCACCAGTCCCGGACCGCCGCGCGGAAATCGTCCAGGTCGCTCATCCCGAGTACAGCCCCGTCAGCCCGCGCCGGTCGACGCGGTCGGTGAGCAGGGCGCGGGTCGCCGACAGCCCGAAGGGCAGGCGCCGCAACGGTTGGCTGTAGCGGGACAGCCAGGACAGCGTCGTCTCGTCGCAGAACCCGACGGCGCCGTGGAGTTGATGACAGACCCGGAACACCACCTCGGCGGCCTCGATGGCGGCCATCCGCAGCGCCAGCGCGTCGTCGAGCGCCTCGGTCGCGGTGGTGCCCGACGACGGCCCCGCGCTCCACAGCGCATGCTTGGCCAGCACCTCCAGGCCGCCGCGCTCCACCTCGGCGTCGGTGAGTTGGAACTGCACACTCTGGAACGCCGAGAGCGGCTGACCGAACTGCTGTCGCATGCGGACGTGGGCAATGGTCAGTTCCAGTGCGCGATCCAACATTCCGAGCAGGGTCCAGCACGGCAGCACCAGGCCCAGCGCGACGTCGTCGGGCGCCGCGGCGCTCGTCGACGACAGCTCCAGTTCCGCGACGAATCCGGGCCGGGCGGCCGAGGTCCCCGCCACGGTGCGGCTCTGACCGGACAGCGTCACCGCCGTCCACGGCAGCCGCACCCCGAACACCGGGGCCGACGGGTTGGTGTCCGCGACCACCAGCAGACCCGCGGTATCGCCGTCCGTCGGCCGGGACAGCCGCTCCGCGACGGGATACGGCAGCGCCCAGTACCCGGCGCTGCGGCACAGCGCCGCGGCGGCCTCGAGGCTGTCGGAGTCCGCGCGGGGCTCCAACTCCCAGGCGCCCAGGTCGGCCAGCACCGCGCCGACGAGCACCTCCCGGGTGTCCGGCTTGGCCTCGGCCTGCTGCAATAGCTGATCGCCGCCGGCGGCCTCGAACGCCCGCAGCGCCTGCCGGCCGAACTCGTCGGCCTCGGGACTGAGATCGAGGATCATGACGCCGCCAGCAGGGCGCGGGACAGCAGGATGCGTTGCATCTCGATACTCCCGGACGACACGGTGGAGGCCTGCGAGTACCGCCAATGGTCCTCGACCTCCTCGCGGAACCGTCGCACCGGCGGTGCGTCGACGTCCGCGGCCGCGATGATCTCCATCAGCACCTCCGCGCTGTCCTGATCCAACTTCGTCACGGCGATCCGGTAGCCGGAGGCGTCGCCGGGCCGGACCTGCCCCTTGCTCTGCAACGCCACCAACCGGTACGCCAGCAGGCGCGCCCGACGGCAGTGCACGAGCATCCGAGTCCACCTGGCGCGCAACTCATCCGGCAACGCGTCCCACGCCGGCCCGAGCGCCTGGGGCGCATCGTGCAACAGCTTCTCGCAGCGGGCGTACCGCGCGATCCCGACCCGTTCGAACGACAGCACGTCCTGCACAATCGACCAGCCGGCGCCCACCTCGCCGAGCACGTCGGCCTCGGTGACCCGCAGGTCGTCGAAGAACACCTCGTTGAGATGGTGCGGCCCCATGATGCAGCGGATCGGACGCACCTGGATCGCCGGATCGGACATCGGCACCAGGAAGATCGTCAGGCCCTTCTGCTTCTTGTCCTCCTTGGAGGTGCGCGCCAGCAGGAAGCACCACTGCGCCATGGTCGCGTACGACGTCCAGATCTTCTGCCCGCTGACCAACCAGCCGTCGCCGTCGCGGCGGGCCGTGGTCCGCAGTGAGGCCAGGTCGGAACCGGCCTCGGGCTCCGAAAAGCCCTGACACCAGATCACTTCGCCGTTGGCGATCGGTGGCA
This DNA window, taken from Mycolicibacterium sp. MU0050, encodes the following:
- a CDS encoding AMP-binding protein, whose protein sequence is MSGRSARPQSWWNVADICEAIAAATPAHVAISQGERRVTWTELNRRADGVAAALLHAGLEHQDRVALYLNNAPEYIESFVAATKASLVPVNTNFRYRDAELAYLWNNADAAAVVFHGAFTETAGRVRHNAPTVKQWIWVDDGTAECPDWATPYETAAATPAVASPRPRSTDDLIFLYTGGTTGMPKGVVFKQRQVLALPMRFAPTDLDVLIGELRQRGHGDTILIGPPLMHGTGMMAALQALLSGGTVSLLPSRRFDPLELWDTAERDDATQICIVGDAFARPMLDALRTHRDRWKLQSLTRVISAGVMFSAPLKRGLMDLLPGLSILDQLGSTENGTAGTCLSEPGTDVETGTFDPTPGVRVIDSDNRDVQPGSGAVGRIAIPGGAVGYHKDPDRSAQTFVILDGRRYTVAGDFAIIESDGRVRLLGRGSQCINTGGEKVFAEEVEEVLKCHRDVKDALVVGTPDDRFGEVVTAVVEASADVTDDQLIHHVKDALAAYKAPKHIVRVDSLGRSPNGKADYPAIRTLAVQHLGAAADLSDEVKEQHR
- a CDS encoding MaoC/PaaZ C-terminal domain-containing protein, producing MTTAALSSDLVGTVSEAIPVRWTKKDVLLYACGIGARPDRDLEFLYEGHGPKVFPTFASIRGGAGPATLAKAGVHVDLSKILHGAQSVQLHRELPPEATATATGRITGVWDKGKAAVIDVETTVVDDDGPLFTEAMSIFVRGAGGFGGERGPSTDGVNAPPDRAPDYALAFETRPEQAAIYRLSGDRNPIHIDPAFAREAGFDAPFLHGLCTYGIVGRAILATLCGNDPARFRSLEGRFASRVELGDTIVTKIWRSGHGTAIVSAETQNSNVVLSQASTTWIA
- a CDS encoding FAS1-like dehydratase domain-containing protein — protein: MVEARMTEEMIASMRSKSGMELRIDECRNNDQANRWTILRFAEGIGDTNPLWTDPDYAATTKYGTLVGPPTWPFCCFAGVQFGWPGLGAFHSGSDITFHRPVMVGDRIEPRCIYEGFDGPAPSKFAGKSVVDRFRHDYHNQRGELVLESVATCVRYERGEAKSRADKRPVTLPHPWTADEINEIEAAVLAETCRGSDPRWWEDVEVGDELDSVTKGPLGLTDEIAFVASGAAPIPRIAANRASLQQYAAHPAWSFRDPDTAAKEPIYAVHYNHNAARAMGVAASYDVGIQRTCWQVHLLTNWIGDDAWLCRAKSEYRGFVFLSDVIRLGGRVTGKSIAPNGDHLVTVETWATNQRGQNVMPGSATIALPTRNGEHPLQHRLPSI
- a CDS encoding SDR family NAD(P)-dependent oxidoreductase encodes the protein MGTLEDRVIVVTGAGRGIGREHALLLASEGAKVVVNDLGGSADGKGSEAGPAVAVVEEIKAAGGDAIVSTDDVASAQGADNLIRSAIAAYGKLDGLVNNASILRDGMVFNVDDEQWESVLHVGLSGTFYPGRAAARYWRELSKAGKPVAGSIVNTTSESGLFGNMGQSNYAAAKAGVAALTEVWARELKRYGVRVNAIAPRAATRLTAQVGAAESTDPNAPMHPGNCSPWVAYLLSDSCAISGEVFVVYGGVVHRVAPWTLDDSWKLRKETRWAPKELADAVFETGIPSKAGRNTGLIR
- a CDS encoding GXWXG domain-containing protein, producing the protein MSALGWYGKRFDSPDAVHPLVFEDRRGLFCVNPAGLSLRTGLRLGRLLNTPTAVTAIRNTLRIRRRQEAVGAAANGGVSGRLERNDDL
- a CDS encoding DUF4334 domain-containing protein, which translates into the protein MRLRMVEYRGVLSATMIYDALPINDHFRLIDDDTVLGVMDMRGLDRPLMFVLRRDDGDG
- a CDS encoding diacylglycerol kinase yields the protein MTIRVALIGTGNCGRLALIQLIEDPRFELTAVGVSTADKVGQDAGQLAGVDVVTGITATLGMDAALATAPDCLVYCAMGDTRPVEATADVMRALAAGINVVGSAPGTLQYPWGLVPGKAIDRLEEAARQGNSSIFITGVDPGFVTDLIPFAFASTCQRIEQIRTLEIADYASYDGKEVMFDVMGFGNEIGDLPLLFQPGILSLAWGTAIRQLAAGLGIEVDEITDSVEQEPAPEDLDVAVGRIKKGTVAALRFEIRGMVGGHSAVVVEHITRLRDDLRPDWTQPAQPGGSYRLEITGEPSYAVDICPSSSRGDHNYAAILAAAGRIVNAIPDVVAAAPGLRTTLDLPLGTGRGVYRSPN
- a CDS encoding glucose 1-dehydrogenase; this encodes MGRVTGKVVLISGGAQGMGAAHARMLVAEGAKVVIGDILDEPGSALADELGDAARYVHLDVTQADQWDAAVATAVDTFGGLTALVNNAGIVALGKIGKFDMTEWQKVIDVNLTGTFLGMQAVVGQMKAAGSGSIINISSIEGLRGAPMVHPYVASKWAVRGLAKSAALELGRHNIRVNSVHPGFIRTPMTEHFPEDMVTAPLGRSGRSEEVSTFVVFLVSDESSFATGAEFVVDGGLVTDVNHKDNVF
- a CDS encoding acyl-CoA dehydrogenase family protein, which codes for MTDVDFSELHDELRSVAGDLLGKQAGKEIGTELLAQAGWTGLEIAEERGGAGATVRETAVICEELGRAVARSGYLGGVVLGVGLLNLLQPSDLRDRLLDEVAGGTAAVTVGVSAEHRDAELTWAVDADARLRGAAPFVVDGAATWLLAPATRPDGTVVVAAVRTEAPEVTVSDQPVVDETRSLAAVSADQAPVELLEFSGDPAAGMATVRNRAYLGLACDSLGLAAAMLDDTVAYLGVRQQFGRPIGSFQAVKHACADMLVQIAVTRRLVTAAVDAVADGDPDVGRTVAMAKAYAGEMAVQVAGKAMQLHGGIGYTWEAGVHAYLKRATLNRALFGSPAEHRASLTEARR
- a CDS encoding acyl-CoA dehydrogenase family protein, giving the protein MSDLDDFRAAVRDWCAANVPTDWRQRQASVTEAEFVAFQKDWFATLHSAGYAVPHWPAEWGGGMSVAEQVVLYQELAAQDAPRLVLAFVGIHHAASTLLVAGTDEQRQRHLPAILDGEIWVQGFSEPEAGSDLAALRATARRDGDRFVVNGQKVWASGASHADWCLLLARTDPEAPKRKGISYFLMDMSSPGVEVRPIRNAIGESHFCEIFLNDVQIPAANLVGAENSGWQVAQATLGAERGMTMLELAERLGNAGFRWLVEACRDHADPAVHDQVSAFEIEIAGLRGLCRDLVERSEAGTAGAADASVVKLFYSELLQRMTDFGVQIGGVAAHTVLSKPMSSGWESGAWVLDFIGSWEWTIPGGASEIQRNIIAERGLGLPREPSVQ
- a CDS encoding acyl-CoA dehydrogenase family protein; this encodes MILDLSPEADEFGRQALRAFEAAGGDQLLQQAEAKPDTREVLVGAVLADLGAWELEPRADSDSLEAAAALCRSAGYWALPYPVAERLSRPTDGDTAGLLVVADTNPSAPVFGVRLPWTAVTLSGQSRTVAGTSAARPGFVAELELSSTSAAAPDDVALGLVLPCWTLLGMLDRALELTIAHVRMRQQFGQPLSAFQSVQFQLTDAEVERGGLEVLAKHALWSAGPSSGTTATEALDDALALRMAAIEAAEVVFRVCHQLHGAVGFCDETTLSWLSRYSQPLRRLPFGLSATRALLTDRVDRRGLTGLYSG
- a CDS encoding acyl-CoA dehydrogenase family protein codes for the protein MDFEMGAAATALRGQLRSLVAEHLPDDFMGAFTDNPADLAAAQQFCRTLAEQGLLCMSWPQEYGGRDASVWEQTVVREEMWAHHEPRGAQYMGVNWVGPIIMRHGTPEQRQRHLPPIANGEVIWCQGFSEPEAGSDLASLRTTARRDGDGWLVSGQKIWTSYATMAQWCFLLARTSKEDKKQKGLTIFLVPMSDPAIQVRPIRCIMGPHHLNEVFFDDLRVTEADVLGEVGAGWSIVQDVLSFERVGIARYARCEKLLHDAPQALGPAWDALPDELRARWTRMLVHCRRARLLAYRLVALQSKGQVRPGDASGYRIAVTKLDQDSAEVLMEIIAAADVDAPPVRRFREEVEDHWRYSQASTVSSGSIEMQRILLSRALLAAS